Genomic segment of Bacillota bacterium:
TGGTGGACGGAACAGGTGGCACGCCACCTGGACGGGGCGAAGGCGCGTGAGTGGCTCGGCGACCACTTCGAACTGGTCGAACTCCACGTCCACCCGTCCTATCAGGGGCAGGGAATCGGCGGCCGTCTTCATGATCGCCTCCTCGAAGGGCTCCCGCACCGCCGGGCTCTTCTCTCCACCCGGCAGGGCCCCACGGTGGCCGTGGCAATGTACAGGAGCCGGGGCTGGGAGCTGGTCGCGGGACCCATCCGCTTCGACGGCACCGACCACCCCTACCTGATCTTCGGAAAGCGGCTCGAACGGGGTGCCTGAAAGATGCAGGAGCAGACCGGGTACCTCACGGCAGGCGGCGGTGTTGGGCTGTTCTTCCGGTTCTGGCGGGGACGCGAGCCGCCCCGGGGGCATGTGGTGATCGTTCACGGAGCCAACGAGCACAGCGGCCGGTACCGCCATGTGGCGGAGTTCCTCGTTCAGCACGGGCTGGAGGTCGCGGCGCTCGACCAGCGGGGCCATGGCCGTTCCGACGGGCCGCGGTGCCACGTCGACCGGTTCGGCGAGTATCTGGACGACCTCCGGCAGTTCGTCGGGATGGTCGCGCAGCGTGCGGGCGACCAGCGCCGGCCCATCATGATCGGCCACAGCCTGGGCGGCCTCATCGCGTTTTCGTACGCTGTGGCCCACCCCGCGAGCATCGCGGCGCTGGTGGTCTCGTCGCCGTGGTTTGCGCTGCGAATGAAGGTCAGCCGGGTGGAAAGGGCGCTGGCCCCGGTGATATCTCGGCTGCTGCCGCGCCTTCAGCGGCCGGCCAACATCCTCCCCGAACAGCTGAGCCGCGACCCCGAGGTCGTGCGAGCCTACCGTGAAGATCCGCTCGTCGGCACCACGGCGACACCCCGGTGGTTCGTGGAGTGCAGCCGGGCGGCGTGGCGCGCAAGGCACGAGCTGGCCGATCGCCTTTCCGTGCCGGCCTTGTTCCTGCAGGGCGAAGACGACCGGGTGGTGGACCCGGAGGCCACCCGGGCCGTGTTCGAGGGGGTTACGTATGGCCGCAAGGCTTTGCGCCTGTATCCCGGCAGGTACCACGAGATCTTCAACGATCCGGGGCATGAAGAGGTCTTCAGGGACATCATCGAATGGCTGGACGCCCAGGGGTTGCTCGGGGCGAAGCGGCTTACCGCCGTATAAACGGACTCACTCAGGTCATCTTAGTTACCGAGAGGCACCGGCCAATGCCGAGCCGGGCTCAACTCGCCTCCACAAGGAGGCCAGCGGGACGTCTTTGAGGCTTTCCCGCAGGTTCGCGCTGAACCTGTTGAGCACCGGCCGGCCTCTTGGCCGGTGCCTCGCGCGTCCCGGGCCGTACAGGAGGTGACGCCCCATCCCCGCCCGCCTGATCCGAGTCATGCCGGACGGAAGCCTCTCCGTTTTGGACGGCGCCCAGGCCACGCAGGCGGTCCGGTCCTGGGTCGAGGAGGAGCCCGTCTTCTGGCTGGACCTGGAAGCCCCCAGCGAGGCCGAGTGGAATCTCCTGCAGGATCCCTTCGGGTTTCACCCGCTGTCCATCGAGGACGCCCGGTCGCTGAGCGAGTTCGCCAAGGTGGATCCGTATCCCCAGTATCTGTTCGTGGCCCTGCACCGCTTCGTGCTGCAGGGGACGGGGCTTCGTGCGGAGCTGCGATTGGGTGAGGTGGACCTGTTCTTGCACCGGTCGTACCTCGTCACGGTGCACCTCGAACCGGCCCAGGAGATCGAGCAAGTCTGGCGCAGGCTGGCCGCCCACCCGCAACTGATGCGCCGTGGCCCAGAGTTCGTGGCCCATCTGGTGGTGGACGCGATCGTGGATGGGCTGTTTCCGGTCATCGAGCGGCTGGTCGAGGCCCGGGAGCAACTGGAAGACCAGGTGCTGGAACGCTCGGAGGAAAACCCGTGGCCTGAGATCACCCGCCTTCGCCGGACCTTCTTGACGGCCCGGCGCAGCCTCAGGCCGCAGTCCGAGGCGCTCGCCCACCTGGGCCGGGAGCGGAGGGGGCTGGTTTCCGATGGGGCAGCGCTTTACTTTCGCGACATCTCTGACCACGCCGACCGGCTGATGGCCATTGTGGAGAACGAACTGCGGCTGCTCGACAACGTGGTACAGATGTACTTGTCGCTGCGCACCGACCGGCTCAACCTGGTCATGCAGCGGCTGACCATGGTCAGCGCCATCTTCATCCCGCTCACGCTGATCGCCGGCATTTACGGCATGAACTTCCGTCACATGCCGGAGCTGGAGTGGTTGTGGGGTTACCCCCTCGCGCTGGTGCTCATGGCGGCCGTCGGGTTCGGCACCTACTGGTACCTGCGAGCCCGGGGCTGGTTCGACCCGCCGGGCGGGCCGGGGAGGACGTAGATCGGGCGGCGTGTGGGGACTGGCAGGGGCGGCAGGACTTGAACCCGCAACCGCCGGTTTTGGAGTCGCTTTGGGTCCATAAACGGGCGTGAATCCTGGAAAATTGACCGCAACCGCCACCCCGACTTTCCCCCGTCGTGGCGCCGTCTGGGGTTCATGAGCGCTTTCCAGCGTTTTGCCGGATTTTAGGAGTCACCGGTTTCCGCGCAAGGGTGCCCGTTTGCAGCGTCGTTCGCGCGAACGGAGAGGAGCGTGAGTCGATGGGTGCCCATCCCCTGAAGGTCATGGCCATGTTGGCCGGTTACACGGTGCCGCAGCTCGCGGCGAAGGCGGGTGTTTCTTGGGGCCACGTCTACCGATGGATGCGCGGCGAAGTTCGAGCCGGCGACGAGACCCGAGAGCGCCTGGCAAAGCTCTTGGGTGTCCCTGCATCCCGCCTGCCCTCCCAGTGGCCGCGAAGTGTGGCACAAGAGGTTGACAGGCGGCGCGTTCGGGTGTACTCTTCATGCCGTGAAGAGTGACTGCGGGATCCCCGCGCCCATTAGGAGGCGGCTGCGCTGGCGACGCTGCACGCGGAAGCTGTTCGTGACGCTATCGCCCTCATCCCCGAGATGGCCACCCGATGGCAGGTGCGGGACTACCGCGTCCTTGAGACGGAGATGCAGTGGCAGGCACGATGGGAGGCCTGTATCGTGACCCTTGCCGACGTGCGGCGAGAGCTCGAGTCCAGG
This window contains:
- the corA gene encoding magnesium/cobalt transporter CorA, producing the protein MDGAQATQAVRSWVEEEPVFWLDLEAPSEAEWNLLQDPFGFHPLSIEDARSLSEFAKVDPYPQYLFVALHRFVLQGTGLRAELRLGEVDLFLHRSYLVTVHLEPAQEIEQVWRRLAAHPQLMRRGPEFVAHLVVDAIVDGLFPVIERLVEAREQLEDQVLERSEENPWPEITRLRRTFLTARRSLRPQSEALAHLGRERRGLVSDGAALYFRDISDHADRLMAIVENELRLLDNVVQMYLSLRTDRLNLVMQRLTMVSAIFIPLTLIAGIYGMNFRHMPELEWLWGYPLALVLMAAVGFGTYWYLRARGWFDPPGGPGRT
- a CDS encoding lysophospholipase, coding for MQEQTGYLTAGGGVGLFFRFWRGREPPRGHVVIVHGANEHSGRYRHVAEFLVQHGLEVAALDQRGHGRSDGPRCHVDRFGEYLDDLRQFVGMVAQRAGDQRRPIMIGHSLGGLIAFSYAVAHPASIAALVVSSPWFALRMKVSRVERALAPVISRLLPRLQRPANILPEQLSRDPEVVRAYREDPLVGTTATPRWFVECSRAAWRARHELADRLSVPALFLQGEDDRVVDPEATRAVFEGVTYGRKALRLYPGRYHEIFNDPGHEEVFRDIIEWLDAQGLLGAKRLTAV
- a CDS encoding GNAT family N-acetyltransferase, which encodes GPPPAGHLVHLLLSHADRDGFRCVVAFLHEAPVGFAYGYTGRRGQWWTEQVARHLDGAKAREWLGDHFELVELHVHPSYQGQGIGGRLHDRLLEGLPHRRALLSTRQGPTVAVAMYRSRGWELVAGPIRFDGTDHPYLIFGKRLERGA
- a CDS encoding helix-turn-helix transcriptional regulator yields the protein MGAHPLKVMAMLAGYTVPQLAAKAGVSWGHVYRWMRGEVRAGDETRERLAKLLGVPASRLPSQWPRSVAQEVDRRRVRVYSSCREE